In Phaeobacter piscinae, one genomic interval encodes:
- a CDS encoding type IV secretion system protein, which yields MIRFLSTVATCALLVASPLSAQGVPTVDTRNIAQEIRQLQQMLEDFGIQTDQLDTLLEQLDLVQQQLDTLNETYAALTGATDIIEMAMGGDLDGLLDQEFGDLLGTIRQIQSGDFSGLIGNAAPQMEGRMTQALEDAGFDQDSLPDMANSGNPGAERIASQASTGAMMSAAAENSYEEAAQSLERVEQLVSLIPDMETLKEAVDHNTRVTAELAIAMTRMWELEAIQTVGAGQSGVVDAATLAEERRYMDFTLPDLRAD from the coding sequence TTGATCCGTTTTCTTTCCACCGTAGCCACTTGCGCGTTGCTAGTTGCCTCACCCCTGTCTGCCCAAGGTGTCCCCACGGTCGACACGCGCAACATCGCACAGGAAATTCGCCAGCTGCAGCAGATGTTGGAGGATTTTGGGATCCAGACCGACCAGCTCGACACGCTTCTCGAACAACTCGACCTAGTGCAGCAGCAACTCGACACGCTCAACGAGACTTACGCCGCCCTTACCGGAGCGACGGATATCATCGAAATGGCCATGGGCGGTGATCTCGACGGGCTTCTCGATCAGGAATTCGGTGATCTCCTTGGCACCATCCGGCAGATCCAAAGCGGCGATTTTAGCGGCCTGATCGGCAACGCGGCCCCTCAGATGGAAGGGCGCATGACACAAGCCCTCGAAGATGCAGGCTTTGACCAAGACAGCCTGCCCGACATGGCCAACAGCGGCAATCCTGGTGCGGAACGCATTGCCAGCCAGGCGAGCACCGGGGCGATGATGTCAGCGGCGGCTGAGAACAGCTATGAAGAGGCCGCGCAATCCCTCGAACGGGTCGAGCAACTGGTCTCGCTGATCCCGGATATGGAAACGCTCAAGGAAGCCGTCGATCACAACACCCGCGTCACAGCCGAGCTGGCCATCGCCATGACGCGCATGTGGGAGCTCGAAGCCATCCAGACCGTTGGCGCGGGCCAATCCGGCGTGGTGGATGCCGCCACGCTGGCCGAAGAGCGCCGCTACATGGACTTCACCCTGCCAGACCTGCGCGCGGATTGA
- a CDS encoding ATPase, T2SS/T4P/T4SS family, with protein sequence MAASYLQSSMDKIPEARDPKLIELCINPDGTLWAEFQGDHFMRRVKRQLSPNEIKDLGNQIASAANTTLSRTKPIVSVSITYRDRPIRAQVIQPPAVDGGYAISLRFFADLPLEQIRLSYLFGKERSNEGARRKRNAELRDVVATGDIDAAIKFCVTHKLNMIVSGGTSTGKTVTARKILSFVPADERIITIEEAAELRPTQPNVVTLMSDRDEATRSADVLLTSTLRMRPDRIVLGEVRGKEAMTFLEAINTGHGGSLTTLHAETPQLAVQRLAIAALKTDVPMTYQDMNDYITRSIDVIIQADRHEGARGITEFYLPVDPAHSKETAHV encoded by the coding sequence ATGGCGGCCAGCTATCTGCAAAGCTCGATGGACAAGATCCCCGAGGCGCGTGATCCAAAGCTGATCGAGCTTTGCATCAATCCTGATGGCACACTTTGGGCGGAGTTTCAGGGGGATCACTTCATGCGGCGCGTCAAACGACAACTCTCGCCCAATGAAATCAAAGATCTTGGCAACCAGATTGCTTCCGCCGCGAACACCACGCTCAGCCGGACAAAACCGATTGTGTCGGTCAGCATTACCTACCGCGACCGACCGATCCGCGCGCAAGTCATCCAGCCTCCCGCCGTGGATGGCGGTTATGCGATCTCCCTGCGGTTCTTCGCCGACCTGCCACTGGAACAAATCAGGCTGTCTTACCTCTTCGGAAAAGAGCGCAGCAATGAGGGTGCAAGACGCAAGCGCAATGCCGAGCTGCGCGATGTCGTGGCCACCGGCGACATCGACGCTGCGATCAAGTTCTGCGTCACGCACAAGCTCAATATGATCGTCTCCGGCGGAACCTCGACCGGCAAGACGGTCACGGCGCGCAAGATCCTCTCCTTCGTACCCGCAGACGAGCGCATTATCACCATCGAGGAGGCCGCCGAACTGCGACCGACGCAACCCAATGTCGTGACGCTGATGTCTGATCGCGATGAAGCTACGCGCAGCGCTGATGTCCTGCTGACCTCCACGCTGCGTATGCGGCCGGACCGAATTGTCTTAGGCGAAGTACGCGGCAAAGAGGCCATGACCTTCCTTGAGGCCATAAACACCGGCCATGGTGGCTCGCTGACTACGCTACACGCTGAGACGCCGCAGCTGGCGGTTCAGCGACTGGCTATTGCGGCCCTGAAGACCGACGTGCCTATGACCTACCAGGACATGAACGACTACATCACCCGCTCCATCGATGTGATCATCCAGGCCGATCGCCATGAAGGCGCGCGCGGTATCACTGAATTCTACCTGCCGGTTGATCCGGCCCATTCAAAGGAAACAGCCCATGTTTGA
- a CDS encoding type IV secretion system protein B4: protein MLHDPSDDLATLPDWARKERPMASMLPYVSLVNDVTIRTRGNALFQCIRLDGVNSMTSDDAHLEKIRALFAAIIAQIGPEYSFYVHKVSKAIETALPPVPNVGFAQALDSRWQMAMARAGLRDKTLTLTVLKRPPLGARLRLKRSDSIAQLKDRTAKQLRKLEEVVGFLLSSFAEMNPRLLGAECGELLGFLGALNIGQERPLFAKSRFGVIAEDVANTRATFQGRGFTLDDGTAGKRFGTSFAIKTYPAKTSCTMFDELNLPVDMVVTHSFTPINSNIMASRIKRQQRLMKASDDGAISLAEELVDALDDLESKRLSFGDHHMTVTVFAETEEKLEAIASEVRNIAASEGVNLVNESFAARTHYFAQHPGNGQMRSRKAAITNTNFADLAALHRGQLGKPGHQVPWGKPITLFPTPERSGFLFNYHETGQPDKEPTGGHTLILGRPGSGKSVLSAFLMTQARRCDARVFVFDYRAGMEMAVRANGGRYSAIKAGEATGLNPLHTEIDGRGQAWLSDWLATLLHRTDKPLSPVQINRIQEVVRQNAGASDAALRNWQDLASLFVAGADEGDLFERIQEWTADGRYGWIFGQSAEDTFSLDGDVVGFDLTGILDSESEKERMAVLSYLFRRVERVIEDRKPTLIIIDEAWKALDNPYFADRLSNWLVTARKQNAVVVMMTQYASQLEKTRTGKTIVEAVPTQLLLPNIRASASDYTMLGLTDKELSVLLGTGSNSRLALVRDDQGSVVIDADLSALGPYLTILGGMEKGEALVGADYRQNPEFWRQIDA from the coding sequence ATGCTCCATGACCCCTCGGACGATCTTGCAACGCTGCCAGACTGGGCGCGCAAAGAGCGGCCGATGGCCAGCATGCTACCCTATGTCAGCCTCGTGAATGACGTGACGATCCGCACACGCGGCAATGCCCTGTTCCAATGCATCCGCCTCGATGGCGTCAACAGCATGACCAGCGATGACGCACATTTGGAGAAGATCCGCGCGCTCTTCGCAGCGATCATTGCGCAGATTGGGCCAGAGTACAGTTTCTACGTCCACAAGGTTTCAAAAGCGATCGAGACCGCCTTGCCACCAGTGCCCAATGTGGGGTTTGCCCAAGCCCTGGACAGCCGTTGGCAAATGGCAATGGCGCGGGCAGGCCTGCGGGACAAAACTCTCACGCTCACGGTACTGAAACGTCCGCCCCTCGGCGCGCGGCTGCGCCTGAAACGTTCAGACTCCATCGCACAGCTGAAAGACCGGACAGCCAAGCAACTGCGCAAGCTCGAAGAGGTCGTCGGGTTTCTGCTATCGTCCTTCGCAGAGATGAACCCGCGCCTGCTCGGCGCTGAATGCGGCGAGCTACTCGGGTTCCTCGGGGCGCTCAACATTGGTCAGGAACGGCCGCTTTTCGCAAAATCCCGCTTTGGCGTGATTGCCGAGGATGTGGCTAACACGCGCGCCACGTTTCAGGGGCGAGGCTTCACGTTGGACGATGGGACGGCGGGCAAGCGGTTTGGCACCAGTTTTGCGATCAAGACTTACCCAGCCAAAACCAGCTGCACCATGTTCGATGAGCTGAACCTGCCCGTCGACATGGTGGTCACACATTCCTTCACGCCCATAAACAGCAACATCATGGCCAGCCGGATCAAGCGCCAACAACGCTTGATGAAGGCCAGCGATGACGGCGCGATTTCTCTCGCAGAAGAACTGGTAGACGCGCTGGATGACCTGGAATCCAAACGGCTCAGCTTTGGTGATCATCACATGACCGTCACAGTTTTTGCCGAGACCGAGGAAAAGCTGGAAGCAATCGCCTCCGAGGTGCGCAACATAGCCGCAAGTGAAGGCGTCAATCTCGTAAACGAGAGCTTTGCGGCGCGCACCCACTATTTCGCGCAGCATCCGGGCAACGGACAGATGCGCAGCCGCAAGGCCGCCATCACGAACACGAACTTTGCCGATCTCGCCGCGCTGCATCGCGGTCAACTGGGCAAACCTGGCCACCAAGTGCCTTGGGGCAAGCCGATTACTCTCTTCCCGACGCCTGAACGCTCAGGCTTCCTGTTCAACTATCACGAGACGGGTCAGCCGGACAAAGAACCGACCGGCGGGCATACCTTGATCCTCGGCCGACCTGGCTCTGGCAAGTCAGTGCTGTCGGCCTTCCTCATGACCCAAGCGCGTCGCTGCGACGCGCGCGTCTTCGTCTTCGACTATCGCGCGGGCATGGAAATGGCGGTGCGCGCCAATGGCGGGCGTTACAGCGCCATCAAGGCAGGTGAAGCCACTGGTCTCAACCCGTTGCACACAGAAATCGACGGGCGCGGACAAGCCTGGCTTTCCGATTGGCTGGCCACGCTGCTGCATCGCACCGACAAGCCCCTGAGCCCGGTTCAGATCAACCGCATCCAAGAAGTGGTACGCCAAAACGCCGGGGCGAGCGATGCCGCCCTGCGCAACTGGCAGGATTTGGCCTCCCTCTTTGTGGCGGGAGCAGATGAAGGGGATCTGTTCGAGCGGATCCAGGAATGGACCGCAGATGGTCGCTATGGCTGGATCTTCGGTCAAAGCGCTGAGGATACCTTCTCGCTCGATGGTGATGTCGTGGGATTCGACCTGACCGGCATTCTCGATAGCGAAAGCGAAAAAGAGCGCATGGCGGTCCTATCCTACCTGTTTCGGCGGGTGGAGCGCGTGATCGAGGACCGCAAGCCGACATTGATCATCATCGATGAGGCCTGGAAGGCGCTGGACAACCCGTATTTCGCAGACCGGCTGAGCAATTGGCTCGTGACCGCGCGCAAGCAGAACGCTGTCGTCGTGATGATGACCCAATACGCAAGCCAGCTCGAAAAGACCCGCACCGGCAAAACGATTGTCGAGGCCGTTCCTACGCAGCTTCTGCTTCCCAACATCCGCGCCTCGGCCAGCGATTACACGATGCTGGGGCTCACTGACAAAGAGCTGAGCGTCTTGCTCGGCACCGGCAGCAATTCCCGCCTGGCGCTGGTGCGTGATGATCAAGGCTCGGTCGTGATTGACGCTGATCTCAGCGCCCTTGGCCCATACCTCACGATCCTTGGCGGTATGGAAAAAGGCGAGGCGCTGGTTGGCGCGGATTACCGCCAGAACCCCGAATTTTGGAGACAGATTGATGCGTAG
- a CDS encoding lytic transglycosylase domain-containing protein — protein sequence MNKHRLHIFAGLVSLAAPFAYAQGVPTFDAGMFLQRERVLQQGEQDLALQRDRLTKEEELEALEQEQLQALEDILDATTLASGNSGALVASLEAGSSPESAADTLYGSVDPNPGAAQMFGDASGSIEELIIRAAQETHHMSGVRAAGLSPKQWRCLLQALIWQESRFTIGARSPVGAFGLTQIMPGTAQDLGIYPAYYETPYIQVTGGARYLAQMLAMFDGNIIHGLAAYNAGPGNVQRYGGVPPFAETQHYVQVIPERYNLYLARVGGVDALGTIDPVLLANSTMSLTSFGAGVYGDYSLVSVQAAALRVQDIITRIGETDDIHAAMSLNTYARAELARLIAIRTRLKAAHTRPLSAAELAMAAAQAREQDFMQFDLEALR from the coding sequence GTGAATAAGCACCGCCTGCATATCTTTGCAGGCTTGGTGTCGCTCGCCGCGCCATTTGCCTATGCCCAAGGCGTGCCGACCTTTGATGCGGGCATGTTCTTGCAGCGCGAGCGCGTGCTGCAGCAGGGAGAACAAGATCTGGCACTGCAGCGGGATCGGTTGACCAAAGAGGAAGAGCTTGAAGCGCTCGAGCAAGAACAACTCCAGGCGCTGGAAGACATCCTCGATGCCACGACGTTGGCCAGCGGAAATTCCGGCGCGCTGGTCGCGAGCTTGGAAGCTGGGTCATCACCTGAGAGCGCCGCAGACACGCTCTATGGTTCGGTCGACCCGAACCCAGGCGCAGCCCAGATGTTCGGTGATGCCTCGGGATCGATTGAAGAGCTGATCATTCGCGCGGCTCAGGAAACGCACCACATGTCTGGCGTGCGTGCGGCGGGCCTTTCGCCCAAGCAATGGCGTTGCCTTCTGCAGGCGCTGATCTGGCAAGAAAGCCGCTTCACCATCGGCGCGCGCTCACCTGTTGGTGCGTTCGGTCTGACCCAGATCATGCCCGGTACGGCGCAGGATCTCGGGATTTATCCAGCCTACTACGAAACCCCCTACATCCAGGTCACGGGCGGCGCGCGCTATCTGGCCCAGATGCTGGCCATGTTTGATGGCAACATCATTCACGGGCTGGCGGCCTACAATGCCGGTCCCGGAAATGTGCAGCGCTACGGCGGCGTGCCGCCATTTGCCGAAACCCAACACTACGTTCAGGTGATCCCCGAGCGCTACAATCTCTACCTTGCACGCGTCGGCGGTGTTGATGCACTCGGCACGATTGATCCGGTTCTGCTCGCCAACTCCACGATGAGCCTGACCTCTTTCGGCGCAGGGGTCTACGGCGATTACTCCTTGGTGTCGGTGCAAGCGGCCGCGCTCCGGGTTCAGGACATCATCACCCGCATTGGTGAGACAGATGACATTCACGCGGCCATGTCGCTCAACACCTACGCGCGGGCTGAACTCGCTCGCCTGATCGCGATCCGCACGCGCCTCAAGGCCGCCCATACCCGCCCGCTTAGCGCGGCAGAGCTGGCCATGGCGGCCGCGCAGGCCCGCGAACAAGACTTCATGCAATTCGATCTGGAGGCCCTCCGTTGA
- a CDS encoding TrbI/VirB10 family protein encodes MSETAELKKRLEALEGKPQNSKARPSFVAIALGIGAIAAFGGLLLLFSDSSEPDSLETASPDEFQAAGPGFGALEPTPAPIDTSPPPEPELASETEELRAQMDAMRSELEALRNAPAPEAPTVDTDALDTLGAEIDALRSEAAATQAALREELEERARLIQRLQNDLELARLETPRTPAPTGPTAEELRLQELERRRQAELEELQARIASPIIAFGGTGGSNETAAQQRRLDGDTDFVRNGAEPAEVTQAQLIVNPSNTVVQGTMIQAVLETAIDSSLAGQVRAMVSEDVHAYDGSRILIPRGARLIGRYQSGLDIAQQRVTIAWDRIILPSNQTVEISAFGGDELGRSGTTGFVDSRFGTRFGSAALISLIGALPAVAAQNTEDEITSDVLEGIGDDLQDSAQSVIGEYLSVSPVIYVDQGARVTVMVDRDLEIF; translated from the coding sequence ATGAGTGAAACAGCTGAGCTTAAGAAGCGCCTCGAAGCGCTTGAAGGAAAACCACAAAACTCAAAGGCACGACCGTCTTTTGTTGCCATCGCTCTGGGCATTGGGGCAATCGCAGCCTTTGGGGGTCTCTTGCTGTTGTTCTCTGACAGCTCTGAACCCGACAGCCTGGAAACCGCCTCCCCAGATGAGTTCCAAGCGGCGGGACCAGGCTTTGGTGCGCTCGAGCCCACGCCTGCACCGATCGACACATCCCCACCGCCGGAGCCGGAACTGGCCAGCGAAACAGAAGAGCTGCGCGCGCAAATGGATGCCATGCGGAGTGAGCTTGAGGCCCTTCGCAACGCGCCAGCACCTGAAGCGCCAACCGTCGATACAGATGCGCTGGATACCTTGGGCGCAGAGATCGATGCCCTGCGCAGCGAGGCAGCAGCAACGCAAGCTGCCTTGCGCGAGGAGTTGGAAGAACGTGCACGACTAATACAGCGACTGCAGAATGATCTGGAGCTTGCACGCCTGGAAACCCCTCGCACGCCCGCACCAACCGGCCCAACGGCCGAGGAGCTGCGCCTTCAAGAGCTCGAGCGGCGGCGGCAAGCCGAACTTGAGGAACTGCAAGCGCGTATCGCCAGCCCGATCATTGCCTTTGGCGGCACCGGTGGCAGCAATGAAACCGCCGCGCAGCAGCGGCGACTTGATGGCGACACAGACTTTGTCCGCAACGGCGCTGAACCTGCTGAGGTGACGCAAGCCCAGTTGATCGTAAACCCGTCAAACACGGTTGTTCAGGGCACGATGATCCAGGCTGTTCTGGAGACCGCAATCGACAGCTCGCTCGCCGGTCAGGTCCGCGCGATGGTATCGGAAGATGTCCACGCCTATGACGGCTCGCGGATCCTGATCCCACGCGGCGCACGTCTGATCGGGCGGTATCAATCCGGTCTCGACATTGCGCAGCAACGCGTCACGATCGCCTGGGACCGGATCATTCTGCCCAGCAACCAGACCGTCGAAATCAGCGCCTTCGGTGGCGATGAACTGGGCCGCTCCGGCACAACTGGTTTCGTCGACAGCCGCTTTGGAACACGATTTGGGTCCGCCGCCCTGATATCGCTGATCGGAGCCTTGCCCGCTGTGGCAGCCCAAAACACCGAAGACGAGATCACCTCTGATGTTCTGGAAGGCATTGGCGATGACCTGCAAGACAGCGCCCAAAGCGTGATCGGCGAATACCTCTCCGTCTCGCCGGTGATCTATGTCGATCAAGGTGCCCGTGTCACCGTGATGGTTGATCGCGATCTGGAGATTTTCTGA
- a CDS encoding TrbG/VirB9 family P-type conjugative transfer protein, whose protein sequence is MRCLFLILAFLIPLAGTAYAETQPRQGPYDARVRLAAYQDGQVYRIRTSLTHVTSIEFGQGETIRSIIAGDTEGFLLDGVPGGQAFAIKPVTRGAHTNITVYTNRRSYYFNVTEASSPTFYVIRFTYPESAPRQSRVAANAPANYAYGVSARSEITPREIWDDGTFTYFRFAANAPLPAIFRWSGGNERSVNALARPDGVIRVSGVSDRWVLRLGEDEICVQEMSEANQDE, encoded by the coding sequence ATGCGCTGCCTGTTCCTGATCCTCGCCTTCCTAATTCCGCTTGCTGGCACCGCCTATGCAGAAACCCAGCCGCGCCAAGGCCCCTATGATGCCCGCGTCCGGCTGGCCGCGTACCAGGATGGGCAGGTCTACCGCATCCGCACCAGCCTGACCCATGTGACCAGCATTGAGTTCGGCCAAGGCGAGACCATCCGCTCGATCATTGCGGGCGACACTGAAGGGTTCCTTTTGGACGGCGTGCCCGGCGGCCAGGCTTTTGCGATCAAGCCCGTAACGCGCGGCGCGCATACCAACATCACCGTCTATACCAACCGGCGCAGCTATTATTTCAACGTCACTGAGGCGAGTTCGCCGACCTTTTACGTTATTCGCTTCACCTATCCCGAGTCGGCCCCTCGGCAATCGCGTGTCGCGGCTAACGCGCCAGCGAACTACGCCTATGGCGTCAGCGCGCGATCAGAGATCACCCCACGAGAAATCTGGGACGATGGCACCTTCACCTATTTCCGCTTTGCCGCGAATGCGCCGTTACCCGCGATCTTTCGCTGGTCCGGCGGCAATGAGCGCAGCGTGAATGCGCTCGCAAGGCCAGACGGCGTGATCCGCGTGTCAGGTGTCAGCGATCGATGGGTTCTCAGGCTCGGCGAGGATGAGATCTGCGTCCAAGAGATGAGCGAGGCAAATCAGGATGAGTGA
- a CDS encoding virB8 family protein: MNSEAEIIEEELVYGARRRELLWQKLGLTGMAFGMAGCLAAALVALFDVDPPPMIVPFDSETGMALPNAMVEAVSLTERPAIIEAQVYRYVIDRETYNQLDNDVRVRRVLDQSDSAAAAGLRALWTSGHEAYPPDSYGTDARLEVEVLSITHISANRAQVRLRKRLNSPRGSQNGLFTATLMFEFRPENSRSIDDVWQNPFGFTVTEYAVRSDRLE, translated from the coding sequence ATGAACAGCGAGGCAGAAATCATCGAAGAAGAGCTCGTCTACGGCGCACGACGACGCGAGCTCTTGTGGCAGAAGCTGGGGCTGACAGGCATGGCGTTTGGCATGGCAGGTTGCCTCGCCGCTGCCCTTGTCGCCCTGTTCGACGTGGACCCGCCGCCCATGATCGTGCCCTTTGATAGCGAAACCGGCATGGCCCTCCCCAATGCCATGGTTGAAGCGGTCTCACTCACGGAACGCCCCGCTATCATCGAGGCACAGGTCTACCGCTATGTTATTGATCGAGAGACATACAATCAGCTCGACAATGATGTGCGTGTGCGGCGGGTCCTGGACCAGTCGGACAGCGCGGCCGCTGCAGGACTGCGCGCGCTTTGGACCAGCGGCCATGAGGCCTATCCGCCCGACAGCTACGGCACAGATGCCCGCCTTGAAGTCGAGGTTTTGTCGATCACGCACATCAGCGCCAATCGTGCCCAGGTGCGCCTGCGCAAGCGGCTCAATTCGCCGCGCGGCAGTCAAAACGGGCTCTTCACCGCAACGCTGATGTTTGAGTTTCGGCCCGAGAATAGCCGGTCGATCGACGATGTCTGGCAGAACCCTTTCGGCTTCACCGTCACAGAATACGCGGTCCGCTCGGATCGTCTGGAGTAA
- a CDS encoding DUF4177 domain-containing protein yields the protein MFEYKIEQINTAKTKPPKIEAQLTALGQDGWELVSVVPDFDGEHILKAFLKRDIWRVKPTEKA from the coding sequence ATGTTTGAATACAAGATTGAACAGATCAACACCGCCAAGACAAAGCCACCCAAGATCGAAGCGCAACTGACGGCTCTTGGCCAAGACGGCTGGGAGCTGGTCTCGGTGGTGCCGGATTTCGACGGTGAGCATATCCTGAAAGCCTTCCTGAAACGCGACATCTGGCGTGTCAAACCGACAGAGAAAGCATAG
- a CDS encoding type IV secretion system protein, with amino-acid sequence MGVVTWMVETTDNFLDDAAQTTFGNVAGQLGGVIAVASTLAVIGVFLNMVFQYKSMDGRTAFWFALKLMLISLFAMNWVQFNAVASALINGLDQLAGGMVAGLGGGGAGASYFAEAFDDLIEEFGDYLNAAGDNMHWMAGALIGAIGAFLLGVIGALCGLVLIFAKIMLAFMIGIAPIMIALSLFDVSKDYFHRWLSSTISYALYPLVIAGVFSTVVGMSRSLMTELGDPSGASNIGALVPFFMMMFLAGGMIIATPLIVRSISGNFMMAGPPSIPGPGGFAKGLIGTKGSRARARFGTRSNAEIAGAGMRQASAATVSMVQRVADRAKRLE; translated from the coding sequence ATGGGCGTCGTCACCTGGATGGTTGAGACAACCGACAACTTTCTGGACGACGCGGCCCAAACCACTTTTGGCAACGTCGCCGGTCAGCTTGGCGGCGTCATTGCCGTGGCCTCAACGCTCGCCGTGATCGGCGTGTTCCTCAACATGGTGTTTCAGTACAAATCCATGGACGGGCGGACCGCCTTCTGGTTCGCCCTCAAGCTCATGCTGATCTCCCTCTTTGCGATGAATTGGGTCCAATTCAACGCTGTGGCCAGCGCCCTCATCAACGGGCTCGACCAGCTCGCGGGCGGCATGGTGGCAGGACTTGGCGGCGGCGGTGCAGGCGCATCCTACTTTGCCGAGGCGTTCGACGATCTAATCGAAGAATTTGGCGATTATCTGAACGCGGCCGGAGACAACATGCATTGGATGGCCGGAGCCCTGATCGGCGCAATAGGTGCGTTCCTTTTGGGCGTCATCGGCGCGCTCTGCGGCCTTGTGCTGATCTTCGCTAAGATCATGCTGGCGTTCATGATCGGCATCGCTCCCATCATGATCGCGCTTTCGCTGTTCGATGTCAGCAAGGACTACTTCCACCGCTGGCTGTCTAGCACCATATCCTACGCGCTCTATCCCCTCGTAATCGCAGGCGTGTTTTCGACCGTCGTCGGCATGTCCCGCTCGCTGATGACCGAACTCGGAGATCCCTCCGGCGCAAGCAACATCGGGGCGCTGGTGCCCTTTTTCATGATGATGTTCCTCGCAGGTGGCATGATCATAGCCACACCGCTGATCGTGCGCTCAATCTCGGGCAACTTCATGATGGCTGGACCGCCGAGCATTCCTGGCCCAGGTGGCTTTGCAAAGGGATTGATCGGCACCAAGGGGTCACGGGCGCGGGCACGGTTTGGAACAAGGTCAAATGCGGAGATCGCCGGGGCTGGGATGCGCCAGGCTAGCGCTGCGACTGTTTCTATGGTTCAGCGGGTGGCAGATCGGGCCAAGCGGCTGGAGTGA